The DNA region CACGGTGAATAGAAATGACCCAGGTCAAGTGGTGTTTAAGCTAACGAAAGGGTATAAGAAAATTGAAATAATTTATTAAGTGATGGGGAAAAGGCAGGTAATAAAATTTGTGGTGGCACTTGGTTTTATAGTGTTGATTTTTTCATGCGCCACAACAGAAAAAATAATAGAAATTTCGGTTTCTAAAAATGGGAGTGAAGCCAAGCCGGGTGAACTTCAGTTTGTAACTTTTAAAGAAGCAATAGACCAAGCAGTGAATCTTAGGAAAAAGACTTCGGATGCAGAGGTGGTTATAACTGTGGCACCAGGTATTTATCACCTTCAAGAAGCAATTAAAATACCGGCATCATTAAGTGACCTGACAATTAAAGGTTCTGATGCTGAAGAGGTAATTATAACAGGAGGAAAAGAGCTTCAGTTAAAGTGGCAAAAGTATGATGAAAATATATTTGTTGCTGAGGTTAACGATGATTTAAAATTCGATCAGTTTCTAGTTAATCAAGAACCTCAGGTTTTGGCACGTTATCCCAATTATAATGAGGAAGCTAGATATTGGCAAGGCTATGCAGAAGATGCTGTTTCCAAAGAGCGGTTGGCTTCTTGGGAGCATCCTAAAGGAGCCTATTTTCATGCGTTGCATAGTGGCAGATGGGGCGGATTTCATTATGAGATTTCCGGTGTGGATGACAATGGAAGCCCTGTTTTAAAGGGTGGACAACAGAACAATAGAGCTTCAAAACCTCATAAGGAGTTTAGAATGGTAGAGAATGTTTTTGAGGAGTTGGATAGTGCTGGAGAGTGGTTTTTTGATGCTAAAAAGAAGAAATTATTTTATTGGCCAACTTCGGATATAGAATTAAGTACTGCAACTTTTGAGGTATCGGTTCTAGACGATTTGGTCAAGGTGGTAGGAACGTTAGAAGAACCCGTGACTAATGTGCGCATTAGTGGAATAACCTTTAAGAATACCCAGCGCACGTTTATGAAGGATTATGAACCGCTCTTACGTAGTGACTGGATGATCTATAGAGGTGCATCTCTTTTCTTTGAAAACACGGAGAATTGCACTGTTGAAAATAGCGTTTTTACCAATTTGGGAGGGAATGTAATTATGGCAAGTAAGTACAATAAAGGCCTGACTGTAAGTGGTAATCATATCTACAATTGTGGTGCTAGTGCCATATCCTTTATAGGAGACCCTTCAGCTGTACGATCGCCTTCTTTTAATTATTCTGAGTTTGTGGCCATGGCAGAAATGGATACTGTACCCGGACCTAAAAATGAATTTTACCCTCGTGAATGCTTAGTTGAAAATAACCTCATTCATAGAATAGGTCGACTAGAAAAGCAAACCGCTGGTGTTCAGATAGCCATGGCAATGAACATTACCGTTCGGCACAACAGTATTTATGATGTACCTAGGGCAGGAATAAATATAGGAGATGGAACTTGGGGTGGTCACATTTTAGAATATAATGACGTTTTCAATACCGTTTTGGAAACCAGTGATCATGGTTCGTTTAATTCATGGGGGAGGGACCGTTTTTGGCTTCCGAATCGTAAGGAAATGGATAGTCTAACAACAGCAAGACCGGATATGTGGAAATGGGATGCTGTGCATACCACTATAATCCGAAATAACCGGTTCAGGTGTGACCACGGTTGGGATATTGACTTGGACGATGGATCCTCAAATTACCATATTTACAACAATTTATTATTGAATAACGGACTGAAGTTAAGGGAAGGATTTCATAGGGTTGCCAAAAATAATATAATGGTTAATAATTCACTCCACCCGCATGTTTGGTTCGTCAATAGCGAAGACGTTTTTAAGCATAATATTGTAGGCGGTGCATACCAAGATGTACGTTTGGAGGGTTGGGGCAAAGAACTTGACTATAACCTTTTCCCTAACGAAGTGACGATGCTTAAATCTCAGATATACAATAGAGATCTGCATAGCGCTTATGGAGACCCAATGTTCAAAAAACCTGAGAATCTAGATTTCTCTGTTTTGCCGGAATCTCCTGCACTAAAAATCGGATTTGAGAATTTTCCTATGGATAAATTTGGTGTGCAGAAACCGAATCTAAAGGAAATAGCCAAAACTCCTGAAGTACCTAAGTTAGAAAAACCGCAAGGTGTAGGCAATGATTCTTCTCCTGTTGTTCAGTGGTTGCGAAATGGCCTAAAAAGTGTTGATTCACAGGAAGAGCAATCTGCTTACGGTCTTAAAACTGCCGAAGGTGTTATCGTGCTGAATGTTTGGAACCAAAGCCCTGCTGTTAAGGATAATGGACTAAAACAAGGGGATGTGATTCTAAGTGCAAATGGAAAAAAAGTAAAGGAGGTTAAGGATTTTTTCAAACTTACCTCTGAATATTCAGCGGAAGAGACGCTTGATTTAGTGATTATGAGAGATCAAGAAGAACAGAAAATAACTATTAGAACCAAATAAATTAAAATCAAGGAAAATGAAGATAATAATGAAATCAACTTTATTGGCATTTGCAATAATGCTTACTATGGGAAATGGTTTTTCTCAGGAAAAGAAAGTAAAAAAGCTTTCTGATGATGAGCGAATGGAGTGGTGGCGAGATGCCAAGTTCGGTATGTTTATTCACTGGGGAGCCTACTCTATAATTGGTGGAGAAAGAGGAGAAAAAATTGCAGGCGGTGGTGCTGAATGGGCAATGGATAAGTTGGATTATACTATTGAAGAGTATGAAAAGTTTCCGGCAATGTTCAATCCTGAGTTGTTCAATGCAGATGATTGGGTGAAAATGGCGAAAGATGCCGGTATGAAATATATCGTTATCACCTCTAAACACCATGACGGTTTCGGTTTATGGGACTCTAAGGTATCGAATTATGATATTATGGATGCATCACCCTTTAAACGCGATATTATTAAGGAATTGGCAGAAGCCTCAAGAAAGCAGGGAATTA from Zobellia alginiliquefaciens includes:
- a CDS encoding pectinesterase family protein — its product is MGKRQVIKFVVALGFIVLIFSCATTEKIIEISVSKNGSEAKPGELQFVTFKEAIDQAVNLRKKTSDAEVVITVAPGIYHLQEAIKIPASLSDLTIKGSDAEEVIITGGKELQLKWQKYDENIFVAEVNDDLKFDQFLVNQEPQVLARYPNYNEEARYWQGYAEDAVSKERLASWEHPKGAYFHALHSGRWGGFHYEISGVDDNGSPVLKGGQQNNRASKPHKEFRMVENVFEELDSAGEWFFDAKKKKLFYWPTSDIELSTATFEVSVLDDLVKVVGTLEEPVTNVRISGITFKNTQRTFMKDYEPLLRSDWMIYRGASLFFENTENCTVENSVFTNLGGNVIMASKYNKGLTVSGNHIYNCGASAISFIGDPSAVRSPSFNYSEFVAMAEMDTVPGPKNEFYPRECLVENNLIHRIGRLEKQTAGVQIAMAMNITVRHNSIYDVPRAGINIGDGTWGGHILEYNDVFNTVLETSDHGSFNSWGRDRFWLPNRKEMDSLTTARPDMWKWDAVHTTIIRNNRFRCDHGWDIDLDDGSSNYHIYNNLLLNNGLKLREGFHRVAKNNIMVNNSLHPHVWFVNSEDVFKHNIVGGAYQDVRLEGWGKELDYNLFPNEVTMLKSQIYNRDLHSAYGDPMFKKPENLDFSVLPESPALKIGFENFPMDKFGVQKPNLKEIAKTPEVPKLEKPQGVGNDSSPVVQWLRNGLKSVDSQEEQSAYGLKTAEGVIVLNVWNQSPAVKDNGLKQGDVILSANGKKVKEVKDFFKLTSEYSAEETLDLVIMRDQEEQKITIRTK